A window of Pseudomonadota bacterium genomic DNA:
ATGAATAATAAAACCGAATTAGACAATTAATTACAATTTTATTTGTCTCATTTCTCTTGACACATTCCGTATTCATATTGAAGATGACGGCTTTAAACTCACCAGTGATGTGCCTAAAAAAGCTATATGGGATCAAAAAATTCTCGCAGAAATAGTCACCAGAATTCAAAATGAAGGTGATGACCCACTCGAGTATGTAGATATCTCCTACAAGGTTTCTGAAAACAAATATAAAGCATGGCCCAATCTCATTAAAAAAGAGTTTGAACCGGCAAGAACCTTAAAAACAGGCAATCCAACCTACTCGCTAACTCCAATAAATCAGGAGGTAGCATAATGTCAGGATTACCAATTATAAGCGCTGATGAGCGCATGAAAGAAAAAAAAGGCATCAAGGGTTGTATTATAGGCGTTTCCGGAATTGGGAAAACATCGCAACTCTGGACGCTTGATCCTAAAAGCACCCTATTTATAGATCTTGAAGCCGGTGATTTAGCTGTTGAGGGTTGGAAGGGAGATACATTCCGCCCTCGCAAATGGGAAGAATGTCGTGATTTTGCTCTATTTATTGGCGGCTTCAATCCTTCTTTGCGTGATGATCAGCCATATAGCGAAGCGCATTATAATGCTGTCTGCAAAGAATATGGTGATCCTAAATCTTTGGATAAATATGAAACTGTATTTATCGATTCTATAACAGTAGCAGGCCGTCTTTGTTTCCAATGGTGTAAAGGTCAACCACAGGCATATTCTGATAAAACAGGCAAACCTGACATGCGTGGTGCATATGGTTTGATGGGTCAGGAAATGGTGAACTGGCTTACTCAGCTTCAACATGCGCGTAATAAAAATGTCTGGGTTGTCGGCATTCTAGATAA
This region includes:
- a CDS encoding ATP-binding protein → MSGLPIISADERMKEKKGIKGCIIGVSGIGKTSQLWTLDPKSTLFIDLEAGDLAVEGWKGDTFRPRKWEECRDFALFIGGFNPSLRDDQPYSEAHYNAVCKEYGDPKSLDKYETVFIDSITVAGRLCFQWCKGQPQAYSDKTGKPDMRGAYGLMGQEMVNWLTQLQHARNKNVWVVGILDKKTDDFNRVYYEIQIDGSKTGLELPGIFDQIITMAEIPTSDPKQDGSTFRAFINHTLNLYGYPAKDRSGRLDLLEEPHLGRLMEKIKGPVKPASMRLVYEQPKTDVDSESTNTNTQPKTEGELS